In Pseudomonas sp. PDNC002, the DNA window GGCGTGCGATGCTTGCCCATGCAAGTCCCTCGGGGGCGAATGTCAGGGTTCGACCGGCCTGTGTGCCTGCCGGTTCTCTGTGTTGGCGAAAAGCATAGCCGCTGCGCTGTCACAGGGCTTCGAAACCGGGCAGGCACGGCACGCGGGCGAGGAGGAAGTCGATCAGCGTGCGCGTGCGCGCCGGCAGGTGGCGCCGCGAGGGGTAGAGCAGGTTGGCCTCCTGGGTCGGGCCGTGCCAGTCCACCAGCAGGCGTTGCAGCGTGCCGTCGGCGAGCAGGTCGGCCACCAGCCAGGCCGGCGTCAGGCCGAAGCCCGCGGCCAGGCAATAGCTCTCGCGGATCGCCAGGGAGCTGTTCACCGTGTAGCGACTGCGCGTGGCGAGATTCAGTTCGCGGCCGTCGGCGTGGCGCAGCAGCAGGTTCTGTCCGGCATCCAGCCAGGTGAAGCGCAGGTAGTCCGCCAGCGGCAGGTCTTCTGGCCGCTCCAGTGTCGGCAGGCGCGCGAGATACGACGGCGCCGCCACTAGGTAGCGCGGCGAGCGCGCCAGCGGGCGGGCAACCAACTGGTCCGGCAGTTCTCCACCCAGGCGCAGGGCGAGGTCGATACCTTCCTCGGCGAGGTCGACGAAGCGGTCGTTGAGCAGCAGCTCCAGTTCGACCTCCGGGTGCAGCGCCATGAACTCCAGCAGCAGCGCGTTGAGTCGCAGCACGCCCAGGCTTACCGGCGCACTGACGCGCAGGCGCCCGCGAACCTGCTCGGTCTCCCCTCGGGCTTCGCTGACGCCGTCGGCGAAGCTTTCCAGCGTCTGCCGGGCGTGTTCGTAGAAGCGCCGGCCCTGTTCCGTGGGATGTACGCGGGTGGTGCTGCGGATCAGCAATTGCGCGCCGATTTGGCGCTCCAGCGCCGCCATGGTCTTGCTCACGGTCGGCTGGCTGCTGCCGGACTCCCGCGCCACGGCGGAGAGGCTGCCCAGTTCCACGGCGCGGACAAAGCAATGCAACGCCTTGAGGGTATCCATGTCTTATTCGTTTATCGAATGGCGGGTCTGCAAATATGCCGGCTACCGCTGTGAATGGGAATGGCCGAGTCTTGCGGCAACCCATCACCGACTTCGAGGTCTGCCATGAAACCACTGATACTCGCCGCCCTTATCGCAGTGAATGCGCCGCTGGCGCTCGCCGACACCGGGCACTGGCAAGCGACCTGGAGCGCCAGCCCGCAACGTACCTGGGGCAAGGAGTTGCCGTTGCCCGTGGGCGTGCCGACGCAGATCACCGACCACACGCTGCGGCAGATCGTGAAGGTCAGCCTGGGCGGGCAGCGCGTGCGCATCGCGCTGTCCAACGCCTATGGCAGCCAGCCGGTGGCCATCGGCGGCGCCGCGGTGGCCCTGGCGGCGCCGGACGGACGCCTGGGCGGCCCGAGCCGGCCGCTGACGTTCGCCGGGCGGGCCACCGCGTACATCGCACCGGGCGCCGAGCTGTTCAGCGACCCGCTGGACCTCGCGGTGCCGGCGTTGGGCGAACTGGCCGTGTCGCTCTACCTGCCGCAGCCCACCGCCATCCAGAGCTTCCACTGGGACGGCAAGCAGCGCGTCTATGGGGCGGCGGGTGACCAGCGCGACGTCACGCAGTTGCCGCCGGACGGCACGATGGAGGCGCGACTGTTCCTCACCGATGTGCTGGTGGACAGCCCGCAGCCGCGACCGGTGGTGGCGGTCTTTGGCGACTCCATCACCGATGGCCGTGGCGCCAGCCTCGACGGCAACCAGCGTTGGCCGGACCTGTTGGCGCAGCGGCTGGCCGCGCGCGAGGTCGGGGTGATCAACGCCGGTATTTCCGGCGCGCGCCTGCTCTCCGACGGCATGGGCCAGAGTGGCCTGGCGCGCTTCCAGCGCGACGTGGTAGGCAAGCCGGGCGTGAAGGCGGCCATCGTGTTGCTGGGCATCAACGACATTTCCTGGCCGGGTAGCACCTTCGCGCCGAACAACCCGCTGGTGCAGTTCGAGGATCTGGTGGCGGGCTACCGACAGCTGATCGCCCAGGCGCACGTACATGGCGTGCGAATCGTCGGCGCGACCATCCTGCCGTTCGAGCGTGCGCTCAACGGCTCGCCAGTGCAGCACTACCATGCGGCGAACAAGGAAGCGCTGCGCCAGCGGGTGAACCAGTGGATTCGCGAGAGCGGAGAGTTCGATGCGGTGGTGGACCTGGATGCGCGGCTGCGCGATCCGGCGCACCCTTTGCGCCTGCTGCCGGCCTACGACAGTGGCGATCACCTGCATCCGGGGGATGCGGGGAACCGGGCGATGGCGGACAGCGTGGATATCGAGGCGCTGCTGCAGGGGCTGTTGTAGGAGCGAGCTTGCTCGCGAACCGCACAGCCTGGGAGTAGGCGGTGAGGTCGATCGCGGACGGAGTCCGCTCCTACGAGACCGGCACCCCGGCGAGGTCGGATGCCGCCGGAGTTAAACCAGCGTTCCGACGCGGCCGAAGGCGTAGGAGCAACTGTCTTTCTCGGGAAGCCCGTGCCGATGCTTTCCCCTCACCCCAGCCCTCTCCCTAGGGAGAGGGAGCTGATCGTGACGGTTGACACTGGAGTGTCATCCTGCACCGAACGGTCCCCTCTCCCCCTGGGAGAGGGTTAGGGTGAGGGCTGACCGGAGCACGGACCGATCAGGCAGGAGCGGACTTCGTCCGCGATTGGCTCGACACTGGCACGGCGGGATCAGGCGCCCTCAGCCACCAAACACCGGCCCCGTGCTGTCATCGTCCATCCCGCGCTCCAGCTTGATCTTCAACGCCAGGTCGGTGCGCGAATCGGCGAACTTCAGCGCGTCGGCCACGCTGATCCGGCTTTCCTCCAGCAGCCTGTAGAGGCTCTGGTCGAAACTCTGCATGCCGCTTTCCAGCGCACGTTCCACCGCGCCCTTGAGCTCGGGCAGCTCGTCGCGCTGGATGATCCCGCGAATGTGCGGCGTCCCCAGGACCAGCTCCACCGCCACCGCGCGGCGTTGGCGGGCGCCGGGCACCAGGCGCTGGCCGATCAGCGCCAGCAGGTTCTGCGACAGGTCGGCGAGCACCTGCAACCGGGCCTCGTCGGGGAAGAACCGCGCGATGCGCTCGATAGCGTGGCGGCAACTGGTGCCGTGCAACGTGGCAACGCACAAGTGACCGGTCTCGGCATAGTGCAGCGCATGTTGCATGGTCGCCGCATCGCGAATCTCGCCGAGCATGATCACGTCCGGCGCCTCGCGCAGCACATTGCGCAGGGCGGCTTCGTAGCTATGGGTGTCCAGGCCGACCTCGCGCTGGTCGATGATCGACTTCTGGTGCGTGTGGAGGAATTCGATGGGGTCCTCGATGCAGACGATATGTCCCGAACGGTGGCGGTTGCGGAAAT includes these proteins:
- a CDS encoding LysR family transcriptional regulator, with product MDTLKALHCFVRAVELGSLSAVARESGSSQPTVSKTMAALERQIGAQLLIRSTTRVHPTEQGRRFYEHARQTLESFADGVSEARGETEQVRGRLRVSAPVSLGVLRLNALLLEFMALHPEVELELLLNDRFVDLAEEGIDLALRLGGELPDQLVARPLARSPRYLVAAPSYLARLPTLERPEDLPLADYLRFTWLDAGQNLLLRHADGRELNLATRSRYTVNSSLAIRESYCLAAGFGLTPAWLVADLLADGTLQRLLVDWHGPTQEANLLYPSRRHLPARTRTLIDFLLARVPCLPGFEAL
- a CDS encoding SGNH/GDSL hydrolase family protein yields the protein MKPLILAALIAVNAPLALADTGHWQATWSASPQRTWGKELPLPVGVPTQITDHTLRQIVKVSLGGQRVRIALSNAYGSQPVAIGGAAVALAAPDGRLGGPSRPLTFAGRATAYIAPGAELFSDPLDLAVPALGELAVSLYLPQPTAIQSFHWDGKQRVYGAAGDQRDVTQLPPDGTMEARLFLTDVLVDSPQPRPVVAVFGDSITDGRGASLDGNQRWPDLLAQRLAAREVGVINAGISGARLLSDGMGQSGLARFQRDVVGKPGVKAAIVLLGINDISWPGSTFAPNNPLVQFEDLVAGYRQLIAQAHVHGVRIVGATILPFERALNGSPVQHYHAANKEALRQRVNQWIRESGEFDAVVDLDARLRDPAHPLRLLPAYDSGDHLHPGDAGNRAMADSVDIEALLQGLL
- a CDS encoding PilT/PilU family type 4a pilus ATPase — encoded protein: MTDSPLPDVFTYLRLLPEQNGSDMFFSVGAPPHLKVEGHSQPVGERPLGPGEVKTLAGQLMSAAQAEEFERELEMNLALSVPDVGRFRANIYLQRGEVAMVVRLIKQVIPDVASLGLPPILDKLAMQDRGLILVIGAAGSGKSTTLASMLDFRNRHRSGHIVCIEDPIEFLHTHQKSIIDQREVGLDTHSYEAALRNVLREAPDVIMLGEIRDAATMQHALHYAETGHLCVATLHGTSCRHAIERIARFFPDEARLQVLADLSQNLLALIGQRLVPGARQRRAVAVELVLGTPHIRGIIQRDELPELKGAVERALESGMQSFDQSLYRLLEESRISVADALKFADSRTDLALKIKLERGMDDDSTGPVFGG